cttccgtatccatcaccagctcctagaacttgctcaaattcatgtccatagagtcggtgatggcctccaaccatctcatcctctgttgtcgccttctcctcctgccttcaatctttcccagcatcagggtttttactaatgagtcagttctttgtatcaggtggccaaagtattggagcttcagcttcaccatcagtccttccagtgaatattcaggactgatttcctttaggattgactggtccaagggactctcaagagtcttctccaacaccacagtccaaaagcatcaattctttggtgctcagatttctttatggtccaactctcacatccatacatgactaccggaaaaaccacagctttgactagacagacctttgttggcaaagtaatatctctgctttttaatatgctgtctaagtttgtcaaaacttttgaaatttaaagatgttttctccttggaagaaaaactatgaatgGAGCattactattaaaaagaataaagtaatgccttttgcagcaacatgaaggGACCTGGAAATTATACTAAGGGAAGGAAGttagccagagaaagacaaacatcatatgataccacttatctgtggaatctttaaaaatgatacaaatgaacttatctacaaaatagaaacagactcacagtcttAGAGAAAGAACTTATGGTTACCCAGAAGAAGGGTAGTGTGGGGGAGGGATAGGTTGTGAGCTTGGGACTGACACAAGTCTATgttaaaaatagataaccaacaaggagctGTGTATAACACAGCTCAATTTTTTGTGATAACTTAAATGGGAAagtaatttgaaaatgaataaacacataaaataacataaaacctttaaaaataagaatgtcaggcgctgccctggtggctcagctgtaaagagtcTACCTCCCAATGAAGGAGAAATGGTttttatccctggtctgggaagatcccacttgccacagagcaactTGAAAGCTTACAGTCGTGAGTCATGAACGGTACCAAATTCTTGGTCTCTGAAGGATAAAATTTCACTCCAGGACCAAAGCAAAGTGCcaatcactcagagcttttgtgtagcaaagttttattaaaggaacagggatagagaaagcttctggcaAGAAGCACTGGAAGGTGGCAGGAGAGTAGCTGCCCCTCATTATGTAGTTTTTTGCTAACTGCTGAGAATAGATAAAAGAACACCTCAAGGCTGTGAAAATttaaccaggctcctctctcacaACATCCTGAGGTAAAATCAGCATGAGGGGAGTCATCTCCGGATGAGGGATCTCTGGGCaagatatattttttccataaaatgacTGACATAAGTTTTCGAAGAAAAACAGGTCCCCAAGCAATATACATTGTTTCCTTAATATAGCttaataaaaacatttccatGAACAAGATATACTGTTTCTCTGAGCAATTAGCCACTCAGGGTTTGAAAAAGTTAGTTTCAGATAGTCATCATAACAacacaggatttttttaaaaaacctgcaGAGTGAAGGAATGTTggggaaaataaatgtttgctgcttGCCGTTTGCCTTTTGTTGGCTgtgtcctcctcctggggatcctGGCCTACCTATCAAAACCTGCCTGACAATTAACTCTCATTCTCCcctttttcttttaggagaattacgTTGCCAGTGAAAGGGGCATAGTTCTCATTCTGTAGCTGCTGAGGGGCACAGACCCTAAATTGTTGAGGGAACATATTCTGCTTACCCTtatattgagggtctctgatcaAGGGACCCAAGTAATAGTTGAAGGAGGCTATGGTAATTGTAGGAGCTTGAACAACAATTTGTAACTTAAAATCCTTCCAGTGGTTAGAAACAAAACTAGCTACACAGCtacagatgcagggagcaaacagcaaaaaaaCACAGAACAATCAGAATTATTACAATTAAGATAGTCTTTCACCATGGCGAGCTAGTTAATGCTTTGCAAAGTGAGGCATATGGAGACTCAGGAGTATCCATAGCCTGAATTATCTTGTCCACATATTTACAAAGTGAGTAACATTAGTGCTTACATCTGATATCTATGTATAACATTGGGTATAAATAACGGCACAAGTTCATCCTTGTGCAGTGGCTAGAATATCTAAAGCCAATCAGTTTTGTGAAACAACCTTTCTAATCTGTATTTGTTCTGCATTAAAGGCTGAAGTAGCTTTTAGAGAATTTTGCAAAGCTGGTTGAGTAAAATTAGTCAGAGCATCAACTCATAGCATGACATTTGTACTTCCCAGAGGGAATGGATATTACAGCCAAATAATTATACCAGTGAAATACAAactgttatgcaccgagcccgtatctccgaaccgactgagagagcaagtccaccacagtaatgcaaaggcaagaagggagtttatttctagtgcgctagggcccaagtctcatccagcagAGTGGAATCCGACTAGAGCcctgaacaaaggagtatggtggcttatatacaggcagttctttgtctcagttacaggagtagctgacGTTACATGATTGGTCAGGCAGGATGAGcacatgtcctgtctctttctggttggtgtgTGCGGGAATGTtaaggaaacatgactcaggtcctagatcccatcgtttggtccctaacattccccgctgtccttagatcatatagaggaatcttcctcttggtcctgagacacagtttgatattgttgccgaagcacaaacagctgtactgtatttatgcattcctttacaaaggctacaagtctattgataatacatgggccaaaggtaagcatcagTAGAAGTACTAGCAGGGGtcccagcaaggtggagattagggtggtcaaccaaggggattgttgaaactAAGACTCAAACCATCCTTGTTGAGCCTCACGTTCTTGTTTAAGTTGGGCTAGTCCCTCTcttactttggccatagattcTCTAACTATTCCTGTGTGATCAGAATAAAAACAACACTCTTctcctagggcagcacagagtcccccctgttgcagaaagagcagatctaATCCTCTTCTGTTTTGCAGAACTACTTCAGATAGGGAAGTTAAAGATGATTCCAGATGACTAATAGATTGCTCTATACAGGTGATGTCCTCATCTATGGCCGCTCTCAGGGAGTTAAATCCTTGGCTTTGTGGGGACAAAGCTGTTATTCCTGTTCCGGCCCCGGCTATTCCAAGACCGAACATAGTTGCTATGGTTATGGCAGTAAGAGGTTCCCTCTTGACTTTGTAAGTTCTTTCTTGAGGATTTAGGGTCAATTTTGGGGCCCAGTAATCATATATTGTTTCCTCTGGTCGATACAGAATCTTTGGCACGACTGCTACCATAACACAGAATTCTTCTTTGGGATCAGAGATTGAGCTGTGTAAGCATGGAGTCAGCCCCGTGTGTGAACAGACCCACCATCCTCCCATCCGTGGTATTAGCCACCTGGCTATGGGCAAGTCTGTAGGCTCAACGACATGCGCACACAGTGGAGACCTCTCTGATAATACCTTGCCCATACATAACCCTTTTCCCCATACCTCTCTCATTGTAAGGCCTACTTTTTGGTCTCCCCATTGACACTGAGGAGGATCAGTGCCGTTGGCCAGGTTGTAAGAGGCGTTGAGGCCTACTGCCTCGTAATAAGGGGGAATTAAGTTGTAACATAACCAACAGGATTTAGTTGCCTCAGGATGGGTTTGATTTAAGGTAGCATAAGCTGCCTTTACTAATTTCCATAGTGGATCTGTTTGTCCAAGTTTAGCAAGGGGGCCCGCCTCTGGGTCTTTTGTTGGTCCCTGGGATGTAGGTAGGGAGGTTGTCGGGTAGAGAGTTGCATGGACCTGTTCAACGGGGTTTGGACCGATACTATACATTTGTACCGGTTCTAAAACTTGACTCACAACAATGATCCCATTATAATACTCCCGGTATGGGAACCCGTCAGTTCTGGTCTGAAGCCCCCATGATATCCCGTTGACccaggccttttctttttttgctttgtcaatgTTAAACCTTATTTTTACCTGGGCAAAGTTATGATCCTTTTCCCAGTTGGAGTACGGAGGTACGGGTCCTACAAATGAGAAGTTAAGCAAGTCCCGATTTCCTACATCCCACTATCTATACCCTGGAGTCTCAGACCCATCATTGGAAGTTACGCAGTCCCAAAATTTACAATAAGAGTCCTGTATCCCCCCACAGATTTTCCAGTTATGCCTGGGCgcacctggacatgcccagaatgcatgattcTGGAGCTTGCCCCTCTTCCAGGGTACATTTACCACCGGCCtaaggtcaaagtataagtctggccaccaagtatttggtggatgtactgtggtggtggagttaagcatctcacgtgttagtccattttgcagtttccaggtgattctgatgggtTGGTGCGGGTTCACGCTGGCAGCTTCGGAGCAGAGTAACATGGTCATCCATAAGATGGTCTAGACGAGTTGTCTTGGTCCTGTCGACgatgctggagcttcagcctcagggggttggatgggtgcagagatgcttcccattcttttttagcatcttcctgctctgctgaagtagctgggcgtacgtggttgcaatgcacccaaggcccgataccgtcgacctttagggcagttggggtggtaagaagaacaacataaggacccctccatttgggttctagtgccttggtttggtgccttttgacccatacccaatctcctgggccaatgtcatgtgagggaatagttcccttattttgacccacatgtatttcctggagcagtttccagacacgagagtgcaccttacttaaggccatcaaggcctcttggaattgTCCCAATGTGGGAGGCAGTAGTTTCTTCccttcaaatattggacatacatGGGGTGGTCTCCCATATAGaatttcaaatggggtcagattaagttgataaggagtattacctGCACTgaagagggcgaagggaaggagggtctcccagtccccgccagtctctatagccaattaagttaaagtttcttttagggtcCGATTTATTCTTTctacttgccctgagctctgtggactattcacaatgtaacttccatttagtccccagggctagggcaaggctctgaactatttgactcacaaaagcaggtccattatcagagccgatggtcaccagcaggccaaacctgggaactatttcttctaaaatctttttcgCCACTATCATCGTGGTTtctccctttgtaggaaaagcctccacccaccctgagaaggtatccaccaacactaacaagtactggtaaccatacttgcctggccttacctcggtgaaatctatttcccagtgttgccctggtccttctctctgatacctcagtcctgcatgttgtcaTTTTcttggcctcatctgttgacacgccttacaagcatgcactatgttctttacagttgtctggtgctGGAGAAATCGCAGGCAcacagtttgaaagagcatcagagtcttcttttctcccagatgagtagacaagtgtaaatgctcacatagttgccactccaactgagcagggagtatcaagtagccgTCTGAGTCTTGGCACCATCCATCTTCacctttttgaaggttggtgtgttcTTGGATACaagcaaggtctgtggatgaatactcaggggttgggggcagagttcccatacctggaggtggaagtccgatcgccaacacaggggtgatgaaatcttcaTCAGCTACTTTTCGAGCTGCCAGGTCTGTGGCACAATTCCCTCGTGCtgtggggctgtcacccttctgatgtccaggtacgtgtactattgacacagcctctaaaagtctacggatttcaggcaaatttttaatttcttttccttcagctgtcaaaaacccccgttcccgatatatcgggccctggatgCGTACtgtgccaaaagcatagcgactgtcagtgaagatagttattctttttcctttggctttctctaatgcttgaatcagggcaattaactctgccttttgtgctgaggtatccgggggaagggcctctgcccatattgtctgtccagagtcatctactactgcagctcccacccgtctctgtccatctttcacataactgctgccatctgtgaaccattttagctcactgttatccagtggaaTATCGGTCCTTTTGTATTGCTGTtaccccggccagtatctcatcacaatcatggagggggctattttcctccggattgggcaaaagagtggccggatttagagtgcagggaatgaatccgtggggtgtcaagtaccaaggcctggtagtgcgtcaagcaggcattagaaatccatttacctgggggttgctttaaaactctctctatggcatgaggagtgtagaccaagagtctctgtccataagtcagtttatcagcatcgtgGACTAAGAGCGCAGTGGCCACGATgatacggaggcaaggtggccatccggctgccactgggtccagtctcttggaaaggtaagctacaggtcgcttccatggtccccatctctgtgttagtaccccttttcctatcccccacttttcatctacaaataattggaaaggcttagatggatcagggagggcaagggcaggagcttctagcaaggctcgcctgagctcttggaaggcctctttcattggctcagtccatttccagtccttgttttctttggtcccttcatataggggcctggccttttctgcaaaccccaagatccataaccggcaatatcccacagttcccagaaattctctcacttgtctgGGGTTAGCcagctcagggatctggaggatggtttctttcatagcctgtgttagccacctctggccctgttttatcttataaccgaggtatgtaacctcttgcttggcaatctgggcctttttggcactggctctgtaacctaaagtccccaaggtttggagaaggtcacctgttgcctcttggcactctttttccATAGTCGCTGCCAGCATAAGGtaatcaacatattgtaataaaacaatggtagggtgttcaacccaATACTCAGGGAGGTCTtcgtccagggcctcattaaataacgtgggcaagtttttgaaaccctgtggtaagcgagtccatgtcagctgcacaggggtctgaccaccgtcttcctgccattcgaaggcaaagatctcttggcttgcgggggcaagaggcaaactgaaaaaggcatcttttaaatctaaaacagtataccaaatgtagtttggaggcaagttgcctagcaatgtataagggttaggaaccgtaggatgaatatcactcacccgtttgttgacttctcgtagatcttgaaccggtctaaaatcagttcccccaggctttttcacaggaaacaggggagtgttccatggggaccggcaccttttcaggaccccagcgtctatgaggcgttgtatatgaggagtaattccttgtcgagcctcttgactcatgggatactgccATACCCTCACtggggaagcactggctttcagttccacaatgatagggggcctctgtttggccagtcccattcctgctgtttctgcccaggcctgagggtatctttgaacccatggttgtacttTGGGGCTTATTGtcactggggcctctggcaagtagagtctatattcatcttttaatgccagagacaggacctgaagaggatgcccggtcccatctaaaaccgacacttgtccatggtcgaaatgaatttgggcattcactttagacagtaaatcccttcccaacaagggcgctggacactcaggtatcaccagaaaatAATGGGTtacctggtgggcccccaagttcacatgccgttttgtaacccatccatatcgtttagtcccggttgctccctgcacccagctacttttcttagacatgagtccatctttttggtttaagactgagtattgggctcctgtgtccaccatgaagccaaccgttttcccctccacatttatagttacccaggactcggggagggg
This Budorcas taxicolor isolate Tak-1 chromosome X, Takin1.1, whole genome shotgun sequence DNA region includes the following protein-coding sequences:
- the LOC128069514 gene encoding LOW QUALITY PROTEIN: uncharacterized protein LOC128069514 (The sequence of the model RefSeq protein was modified relative to this genomic sequence to represent the inferred CDS: inserted 6 bases in 4 codons; deleted 1 base in 1 codon; substituted 4 bases at 4 genomic stop codons), encoding MASVVEEEDPEVPSSTIHAFPVWAGPAKEDGERTYQYWPFSTSDLYNWKTQTPSFSEXPQGLIDLLESILFIHNPTWDDCQQLLQVFFTTEDREQILSEARKDVPGVDGRPTIQPNLIEEGFPLVXPNWDFXRPEGRERLQVYRQTLMAGLRAAARKPTNLAKINSVRQEPNESPAAFLERIMETFRQYTLMDPQADESRVAVMLAFVNQAAPDIRRKLQKIERLSEQSLQDLVRAAERVFNHRETPEEREDHIRREREFRAEENHKNKKELAQIFFAGVENKNRFQKGKKLDSKTEEKTTRRKLGKNQCAFCKEFGHXKDTXPKKNLKEGPKNPKNETPSPDSHILYVGEDSDXGGQGSKPLPESWVTINVEGKTVGFMVDTGAQYSVLNQKDGLMSKKSSWVQGATGTKRYGWVTKRHVNLGAHQVTHYFLVIPECPAPLLGRDLLSKVNAQIHFDHGQVSVLDGTGHPLQVLSLALKDEYRLYLPEAPVTISPKVQPWVQRYPQAWAETAGMGLAKQRPPIIVELKASASPVRVWQYPMSQEARQGITPHIQRLIDAGVLKRCRSPWNTPLFPVKKPGGTDFRPVQDLREVNKRVSDIHPTVPNPYTLLGNLPPNYIWYTVLDLKDAFFSLPLAPASQEIFAFEWQEDGGQTPVQLTWTRLPQGFKNLPTLFNEALDEDLPEYWVEHPTIVLLQYVDYLMLAATMEKECQEATGDLLQTLGTLGYRASAKKAQIAKQEVTYLGYKIKQGQRWLTQAMKETILQIPELANPRQVREFLGTVGYCRLWILGFAEKARPLYEGTKENKDWKWTEPMKEAFQELRRALLEAPALALPDPSKPFQLFVDEKWGIGKGVLTQRWGPWKRPVAYLSKRLDPVAAGWPPCLRIIVATALLVHDADKLTYGQRLLVYTPHAIERVLKQPPGKWISNACLTHYQALVLDTPRIHXPCTLNPATLLPNPEENSPLHDCDEILAGVTAIQKDXDIPLDNSELKWFTDGSSYVKDGQRRVGAAVVDDSGQTIWAEALPPDTSAQKAELIALIQALEKAKGKRITIFTDSRYAFGTVRIQGPIYRERGFLTAEGKEIKNLPEIRRLLEAVSIVHVPGHQKGDSPTARGNCATDLAARKVADEDFITPVPVVNVPWKRGKLQNHAFWACPGPVPPYSNWEKDHNFAQVKIRFNIDKAKKEKAWVNGISWGLQTRTDGFPYREYYNGIIVVSQVLEPVQMYSIGPNPVEQVHATLYPTTSLPTSQGPTKDPEAGPLAKLGQTDPLWKLVKAAYATLNQTHPEATKSCWLCYNLIPPYYEAVGLNASYNLANGTDPPQCQWGDQKVGLTMREVWGKGLCMGKVLSERSPLCAHVVEPTDLPIARWLIPRMGGWWVCSHTGLTPCLHSSISDPKEEFCVMVAVVPKILYRPEETIYDYWAPKLTLNPQERTYKVKREPLTAITIATMFGLGIAGAGTGITALSPQSQGFNSLRAAIDEDITCIEQSISHLESSLTSLSEVVLQNRRGLDLLFLQQGGLCAALGEECCFYSDHTGIVRESMAKVREGLAQLKQEREAQQGCCVASFVSNHWKDFKLQIVVQAPTITIASFNYYLGPLIRDPQYKGKQNMFPQQFRVCAPQQLQNENYAPFTGNVILLKEKGENES